The Longimicrobiaceae bacterium genomic sequence GCGGACTGCTCCGCGTTCCACTCCTCGAAGCTCTGTCCTACTCGTTCCATGTGCTTGTACGACGCCTGCGTGAGGATCGTCCCGGGGCAGACGGCGTTCACGCGGATGTTGAAGGGGGCGAGGTCGAGGGCGGTGTTGCGCGTCATCTGGAGGATCGCGGCTTTGGTCGCGCTGTAGGTGACGAAGTGCGGCTGCGCGACGAAACCGGAGATCGAGGAGAGGTTCACGATGGCCCCTCCGCCGCGCTTCTTCATCTCCTCCGCCGCGTAGCGGGTGCACAGAGCGGTCCCTACCACGTTCACGCTGAGCAAGCGCTGCCAGTCGTCGGGAGATGCTTCCACCCCCTTCAGCACGAAGACGGCGGCATTGTTCACCAGCACGTCCACGCCGCCGAAGGCGCGCACCGCCGCCGCCGTCATCGCCGCCACCTCCTCCTCGCGGCTCACATCCGTCCGCACAAAGATCGCCTCACCCCCCGCGCTCTGGATGGCAGCTACCGTCTCCTCCCCGCCCCGCTCGTCCACATCCGCCACCACCACCCGCCCCCCCTCCTCCGCCGCCAGCAGCGCGATCGCCTCCCCGATGCCGG encodes the following:
- a CDS encoding SDR family oxidoreductase, with product GIGEAIALLAAEEGGRVVVADVDERGGEETVAAIQSAGGEAIFVRTDVSREEEVAAMTAAAVRAFGGVDVLVNNAAVFVLKGVEASPDDWQRLLSVNVVGTALCTRYAAEEMKKRGGGAIVNLSSISGFVAQPHFVTYSATKAAILQMTRNTALDLAPFNIRVNAVCPGTILTQASYKHMERVGQSFEEWNAEQSASQLLGRVGQPREVAYPVVFLASDEASFITGTHLMVDGGYVAV